From a region of the Leptospira kmetyi serovar Malaysia str. Bejo-Iso9 genome:
- a CDS encoding multiheme c-type cytochrome has translation MDPENCGTCHKEQYEAWSESFHSKASGPGLQWQLKRIGIEESSSCFACHSPLIETQNYLRESKFGLSKNPSEVLSYLKKETVERGISCASCHVRNQVRYGPPPREDKRNRSSSGYKPHGGFVVQKEFESSRFCVSCHETPEYGKPVNGKRMMETYAEWEQSRYAKEQITCQNCHMPDRSHTWRGIHDPVMTANAVASSLGFKKIEGEWYVYASLKNTGAGHRFPTYSVPKVFLYLSLYENGKQKRILAEKTIGRVTDLDLQHEFEDTRLLPDEEVVLKERLTSEEFKTRKEIRFIAIVEPDEFYVRMFQHNWDRRKEFGIEGREEKQLEEALKKAKSTRYVLFEKKIQTSSFTEGFFSSDLSVSK, from the coding sequence TTGGACCCGGAAAATTGCGGGACCTGTCACAAAGAACAATACGAAGCGTGGAGCGAAAGTTTTCATTCGAAAGCGAGCGGACCCGGTTTGCAATGGCAGTTAAAACGGATCGGCATCGAAGAATCCTCTTCCTGTTTTGCCTGCCATTCTCCCTTGATCGAAACGCAGAACTATCTTCGGGAATCCAAGTTCGGACTCTCAAAGAACCCGAGCGAAGTTTTATCGTATTTAAAAAAGGAAACGGTGGAGCGCGGAATTTCCTGCGCGTCTTGTCATGTTCGCAATCAGGTTCGTTACGGACCCCCGCCTCGAGAAGACAAACGGAACCGTTCTTCTTCGGGGTATAAGCCGCACGGAGGTTTTGTGGTTCAGAAAGAATTCGAATCTTCTCGCTTCTGTGTTTCTTGTCACGAAACTCCGGAATACGGAAAACCGGTAAACGGAAAAAGAATGATGGAAACCTATGCGGAATGGGAACAAAGCCGATATGCGAAAGAACAAATCACATGCCAAAATTGTCATATGCCCGATCGTTCTCATACCTGGAGGGGAATCCACGATCCTGTAATGACGGCTAACGCGGTGGCTTCCTCGCTCGGTTTTAAAAAGATCGAGGGAGAATGGTATGTCTACGCTTCCTTAAAAAATACGGGGGCGGGGCATCGGTTTCCGACGTATTCCGTTCCGAAAGTGTTTCTTTATTTATCCTTGTATGAAAACGGAAAACAAAAACGGATTCTTGCCGAAAAAACGATCGGAAGAGTGACGGATCTCGATCTGCAACACGAATTCGAAGACACTCGTCTCTTGCCGGACGAAGAAGTCGTTTTAAAAGAGCGTCTAACGTCAGAGGAATTTAAAACTCGTAAGGAGATTCGATTTATTGCGATCGTGGAGCCGGACGAGTTTTACGTTCGTATGTTTCAACACAACTGGGATCGCCGCAAAGAATTCGGAATTGAAGGCCGAGAGGAAAAACAATTGGAAGAGGCTTTGAAAAAGGCGAAGTCGACGCGTTATGTGCTATTTGAAAAGAAAATTCAGACTTCCTCTTTTACGGAGGGATTCTTTTCTTCGGATCTAAGCGTTTCAAAATAA
- a CDS encoding helix-turn-helix domain-containing protein encodes MTSFLGDKIRKRRLELGLSMEKVAQIAQVSRGMLGLIETGKTTPSIAILWKLSKALRTQVAEFLPDFSLHGPKILRKEESKILSLHKDKLSARVLHQDTENRIEFLEVTLAPGSFPPPTWFQKQKIQTVSLVQGEVGFVFAGKKNLLSPGDTAVFLAQDLQEIFNPSASKAVLFWISSTANL; translated from the coding sequence TTGACCAGTTTTCTGGGTGATAAGATTCGAAAGCGCAGACTGGAACTCGGTCTTTCCATGGAAAAGGTCGCGCAGATCGCTCAGGTAAGCCGGGGCATGTTGGGTCTGATCGAGACCGGTAAAACGACCCCGAGCATTGCCATTCTTTGGAAATTGTCCAAGGCGTTGCGGACTCAGGTTGCGGAATTCTTGCCCGATTTCTCTTTACACGGGCCGAAAATCCTCAGAAAGGAAGAATCTAAAATTCTCTCCCTACACAAGGATAAACTCAGCGCTCGTGTTTTGCATCAGGACACGGAAAATCGGATCGAATTTTTGGAAGTCACTTTGGCTCCCGGAAGTTTTCCTCCTCCTACCTGGTTTCAAAAACAAAAGATTCAAACGGTTTCTCTGGTTCAGGGCGAAGTAGGTTTCGTTTTTGCCGGGAAGAAAAATCTACTCTCTCCGGGTGATACCGCAGTTTTTCTCGCACAAGATCTCCAAGAAATTTTCAATCCTTCCGCATCCAAAGCCGTTCTGTTTTGGATCAGCTCCACTGCTAATTTATAA
- a CDS encoding rhodanese-like domain-containing protein has protein sequence MRIQKLLYSILVIFFVLSGCKDKSSNYDFIPAAFKIHLPIILKVNTAEELASPSAEDYNQNDFGLVTYTTINRWTQDWPNRKPAGVYGKLFIFQVQTSGVPSGQYIFPKAGSGVSVYLLSDADTIFGQTRNNGVIDTETMVPQGSQIDSFLKKYGIDLQTDLVVFAADTPTSSNLQQSLRGWYALRYWGAPAKSLAILNGAVSYHASQGNFFTTVSVSAINPSGGKGVQTLLTDNTILQSTLADVLHIVRGGNTNFLKVTPIPSKGVFIVDARSAAEYGGTASSTTGPSGKTCATPPCVTPIEGHIKGAANIPFANLLVDTTVSFQFKTKSQIKSVFEAAGYQSGQTVITYCRTNVRSTITGFAAISIIGVPTRYYDGSWIEWGSLATDNRNISDDQKWSNLAAVSPWRTNVSAVTDNLTLNPDANVAKYSFTTAQSFSRGSSQLIDEDKTYLITTSGSGSGSGGGGGGSSGSGGGGGGNACGG, from the coding sequence ATGAGAATTCAAAAATTACTATATTCTATATTGGTCATATTCTTTGTTTTGTCCGGTTGTAAGGATAAGTCGAGCAATTACGATTTTATACCGGCCGCGTTTAAGATTCATCTTCCGATTATTTTGAAGGTCAATACCGCCGAGGAATTGGCGAGTCCTTCCGCTGAGGATTACAATCAAAACGATTTCGGTCTGGTGACTTATACGACGATCAACCGTTGGACTCAGGATTGGCCGAATCGAAAACCGGCGGGCGTTTACGGAAAGTTGTTCATCTTTCAAGTGCAGACGAGCGGAGTTCCTTCGGGTCAGTATATCTTTCCGAAGGCCGGAAGCGGTGTGAGCGTTTATCTTTTATCGGACGCGGATACGATCTTCGGTCAAACTCGAAACAACGGAGTGATCGACACGGAGACGATGGTTCCACAAGGATCTCAGATCGATTCTTTCCTGAAAAAATACGGGATCGATCTGCAAACGGATCTTGTGGTTTTTGCGGCGGACACTCCGACTTCTTCCAATCTGCAACAATCTCTTCGAGGATGGTATGCGCTTCGTTATTGGGGAGCACCCGCAAAGAGTTTAGCGATTTTGAATGGAGCCGTTTCGTATCACGCGTCTCAAGGAAATTTCTTTACGACCGTTTCCGTTTCCGCAATCAATCCGAGCGGAGGTAAGGGCGTTCAGACTCTTTTGACGGACAACACGATCTTACAATCGACTCTTGCGGACGTGCTTCACATTGTAAGAGGAGGGAACACGAATTTTTTGAAGGTGACTCCGATTCCGAGCAAGGGAGTTTTTATCGTGGATGCAAGATCGGCAGCGGAGTATGGAGGAACCGCTTCGAGCACGACGGGTCCTTCGGGAAAAACATGCGCGACTCCGCCTTGTGTGACTCCGATCGAAGGTCATATCAAAGGCGCCGCGAACATTCCGTTTGCGAATTTGCTCGTCGATACGACGGTGAGTTTTCAGTTTAAAACGAAGTCACAGATCAAAAGCGTATTCGAGGCCGCGGGGTATCAAAGCGGACAGACCGTGATCACGTATTGCAGGACCAACGTCCGGTCCACGATCACCGGATTTGCCGCGATCTCCATCATCGGAGTTCCGACCCGTTATTACGACGGATCTTGGATAGAATGGGGTTCACTTGCGACCGACAATCGAAATATCAGCGACGATCAAAAATGGTCCAACCTCGCCGCGGTTTCTCCTTGGAGAACCAACGTGAGCGCGGTTACGGATAACCTGACTTTAAACCCGGATGCGAACGTAGCGAAATACAGTTTTACCACGGCTCAATCTTTTTCCAGAGGTTCCAGTCAGTTAATCGACGAGGATAAAACCTATCTCATCACTACGAGTGGTTCCGGTTCGGGGAGCGGCGGAGGTGGCGGCGGCAGTTCGGGATCGGGAGGCGGAGGAGGCGGAAACGCTTGCGGAGGCTGA
- a CDS encoding glycosyltransferase 87 family protein gives MFLYWGKASGKTDLILFLGVYVLLFAISFYPLWKGARREGEASRLERRSKNPEIWFWGLLFRITCIFVFPVWEDDWARFLWDGFVTLETGTPYGKPPSIFFLESNLPAWSAEILSRINHPDVPTIYGPVLEVLFAVSAFCFPGSLFGLKIFYLGVETGFWYFLQKHIPRKEFRILYWCPLLVIETFAQAHPDFLGLLLMAGASVLHSQKKNLGSGILLGLACGVKTFGWILFPFFLTDKTRIRFLFGFVSAFALPYLFFWSRGGVGGDGLLAFLQGWEFNASFYSLFKIPFAVFFSEPSLWAGVLCLGLWGIFGIMNILSHKNGNTKAISNCFLWFFLFSPVVNSWYLLWALFHWVRYPILPGIIFLGAVPLSYISGRTLFAEGPQLQLYENPISVRILEYSLVFLGIVVQVIWQKAQNNKQ, from the coding sequence TAAAACGGATCTGATTCTTTTTCTCGGAGTTTATGTTCTTCTTTTTGCAATTTCGTTTTATCCTTTATGGAAAGGCGCGCGCAGGGAAGGAGAGGCGTCTCGGCTTGAACGAAGATCGAAAAATCCAGAGATTTGGTTCTGGGGTTTACTATTTCGCATAACGTGTATTTTTGTTTTTCCGGTTTGGGAGGACGATTGGGCGCGTTTTCTTTGGGACGGTTTTGTGACGTTGGAAACGGGAACACCGTACGGAAAACCTCCTTCGATCTTTTTTTTAGAATCGAATTTGCCCGCTTGGAGCGCGGAAATTCTGAGTAGAATCAATCATCCCGACGTTCCCACGATTTACGGACCGGTTCTGGAAGTATTGTTTGCCGTGTCCGCGTTTTGTTTTCCGGGTTCCTTGTTCGGATTAAAAATATTCTATCTCGGGGTCGAAACCGGGTTTTGGTATTTTTTACAAAAACACATTCCAAGAAAAGAATTTAGAATTCTTTACTGGTGTCCTCTTCTTGTGATCGAAACGTTTGCACAAGCACATCCGGATTTTTTGGGTTTGCTTCTTATGGCGGGCGCATCCGTTCTTCATTCTCAAAAAAAGAATCTGGGTTCGGGAATTCTATTGGGGCTTGCCTGTGGAGTAAAAACGTTCGGATGGATCTTGTTTCCGTTTTTTCTCACAGATAAAACCCGAATCCGGTTTCTGTTCGGTTTTGTGAGCGCGTTCGCTTTGCCCTATCTTTTCTTTTGGTCGCGAGGCGGAGTCGGCGGTGACGGGCTTCTTGCGTTCTTGCAAGGATGGGAATTCAACGCTTCCTTTTATTCTTTGTTTAAAATTCCGTTTGCCGTTTTTTTTTCGGAGCCTTCTCTATGGGCGGGAGTTTTGTGTTTGGGTCTTTGGGGAATATTCGGAATTATGAATATTCTTTCCCACAAGAACGGAAACACCAAAGCGATCTCGAATTGTTTTCTTTGGTTTTTTCTTTTTTCTCCGGTCGTCAATTCCTGGTATTTGCTATGGGCGCTCTTTCATTGGGTTCGATATCCGATTCTTCCCGGGATCATTTTTTTAGGCGCGGTTCCTCTTTCGTATATAAGCGGGAGAACTCTTTTTGCAGAAGGTCCGCAACTGCAACTCTATGAAAATCCAATTTCTGTTCGTATTTTGGAATATTCTTTGGTCTTTCTGGGGATCGTTGTACAAGTTATTTGGCAAAAAGCTCAAAATAATAAGCAATAA